In Fervidobacterium nodosum Rt17-B1, one genomic interval encodes:
- a CDS encoding purine-nucleoside phosphorylase — MDKRVKEACEFIESKIKTKPKIALILGSGLGFLTEKVEFKQELNYKDIPNFPYSTAPGHEGKLVFGELFGKEVVVLSGRFHIYEGWNPSDIKIVIHTLKMLGIEKILITNAAGAVNTTYKPGDIVLVKDVINFTFRNPLRGPNDNDLGPRFPDMLGVFDKDWMGKLKQIYPEMKEGVYISLTGPTYETPAEIRAVRKMGADLVGMSTVPELIVCAHVGIKALVLSCATNMAAGILDQPLSHEEVVEVANLVKEKFTEIVKKALEVLE, encoded by the coding sequence GTGGATAAGAGAGTAAAGGAAGCTTGTGAATTTATAGAAAGTAAAATCAAAACTAAACCGAAAATAGCTTTAATTCTTGGTTCAGGGTTAGGTTTTCTAACAGAGAAAGTAGAATTTAAGCAAGAATTGAATTACAAAGATATTCCGAACTTTCCTTACTCAACTGCTCCAGGTCATGAAGGGAAGCTTGTTTTTGGTGAATTGTTTGGAAAGGAAGTAGTCGTTCTTAGTGGTAGATTTCATATATACGAAGGTTGGAATCCTTCGGATATAAAAATAGTGATACACACTCTAAAAATGCTAGGTATCGAAAAAATATTGATAACAAATGCTGCTGGTGCGGTTAACACAACATACAAGCCTGGTGATATTGTTCTCGTAAAAGATGTAATTAATTTTACCTTCAGAAATCCGTTGAGAGGACCAAATGATAATGATTTAGGTCCAAGGTTCCCTGATATGTTAGGAGTTTTTGATAAAGATTGGATGGGTAAACTAAAACAAATTTATCCAGAAATGAAAGAAGGGGTTTACATAAGTTTGACAGGTCCTACATATGAAACACCAGCTGAGATAAGGGCAGTTAGGAAAATGGGTGCAGATTTGGTCGGTATGTCAACTGTACCAGAGTTAATAGTTTGTGCGCATGTGGGTATTAAGGCTCTCGTTTTGTCTTGCGCAACAAACATGGCAGCTGGAATATTGGACCAGCCACTTTCACATGAAGAAGTTGTGGAGGTTGCAAATTTGGTAAAAGAGAAATTTACGGAGATTGTTAAAAAAGCTTTGGAGGTATTAGAATGA
- a CDS encoding DHH family phosphoesterase, translating into MNRDFLNIVAELNKAKKILVVGHIMPDGDDVSSVLSATLGLRKIGKEVLAGIDWRIPWYFQEFEEVNEILSYEKIMEANFNPDIVLILDASSPDRVGRFQEFFDNRTVLVVDHHGTNTLFGTYNWVDTKYGSTAQMVLRINTELGVEYDERLATLNLMGIATDTGFFRYSNADEIVFSDATKLVSLGGKMYLVSRLFENKRVEQFKLLSTMIENMKMELDGQIVYSYLSKEDYERNNCNEDDSGGFVGELRSIRGIELAIFLSEYEKGEVHVSFRSRDWFDCSRLAVFLGGGGHPRAAGCTLKGNLNVIVEEVIREAKNMFVSQRESRLLIK; encoded by the coding sequence ATGAATAGAGATTTTCTAAATATAGTCGCGGAATTGAATAAAGCTAAAAAAATACTTGTTGTGGGTCACATAATGCCCGATGGTGATGATGTAAGTTCTGTTTTAAGCGCTACTTTGGGATTGAGAAAAATTGGAAAAGAAGTGCTTGCTGGAATTGATTGGAGAATACCATGGTATTTTCAAGAATTTGAAGAAGTAAACGAAATACTATCTTACGAAAAAATAATGGAAGCAAATTTTAATCCAGATATTGTTTTAATTTTAGATGCTTCAAGTCCAGATAGAGTTGGGAGGTTTCAGGAATTTTTTGATAATCGGACAGTTCTTGTCGTTGACCACCACGGAACAAACACACTCTTTGGAACGTACAATTGGGTTGACACAAAATATGGTTCAACAGCGCAGATGGTTTTAAGAATCAACACGGAACTTGGTGTGGAGTATGATGAAAGATTAGCAACGCTTAACCTAATGGGTATAGCTACTGACACAGGATTTTTTAGATATTCAAATGCCGATGAAATAGTTTTCTCCGATGCTACAAAACTTGTCTCTTTGGGCGGAAAAATGTACCTTGTTTCAAGATTATTTGAAAATAAAAGAGTTGAACAATTTAAATTACTTTCAACAATGATTGAAAATATGAAGATGGAGTTGGATGGTCAAATAGTTTATTCTTACCTTTCAAAAGAAGATTATGAAAGAAATAACTGTAATGAAGATGATAGCGGAGGTTTCGTTGGAGAATTACGCTCAATAAGGGGAATTGAATTGGCGATATTTCTATCAGAATATGAGAAAGGTGAAGTTCACGTGAGTTTTCGTTCACGTGATTGGTTTGATTGCAGTCGTCTTGCTGTTTTTCTTGGTGGTGGTGGGCATCCAAGGGCCGCAGGTTGTACTTTAAAAGGAAATCTTAATGTTATTGTTGAAGAAGTAATTAGAGAAGCAAAAAATATGTTCGTTAGTCAAAGAGAGAGTAGACTACTTATCAAGTGA
- a CDS encoding diguanylate cyclase, whose product MLNYEDKIDDQSLRDLIYSLMFYIYGVKSGVFPSLGYYSLDDIFVYAGQIFFLPPTVYSWDFIYKVLDKSGRSLFVAPEFLEKGTTNFQSTLYVCGKIIEYFDHKKKYNFITQELVKEIPEDRKFYDGWLKEFGLFDNEEIEEFSKEMFEKIKNSKEKFNIIRLKSARWIELNAVLLSINKKVSSLENSAMIFVKNDFTNVPRQLMAKYKGYVPASEYNLFLRALYDNVKFNSIIPVIISTFNSFDNIFVFIEDLDNSDYFVRSFISYLSESNLSSKVYVFSKESKFANFTFEIPKSIKFKVEDKPHAFDELCPKNLKYLALLGENFSRNDVRNLEKSLKNRLEKEIEYGLKKGIIELDDVNYRFSNEYWKQLYESIDLGEKVAIHSKLAKVYLNLDNPYRDILKSGFHYTSAGKDISAAVIYLRFIKKNLDTYVFSTERMKDIFSRIYYLLKKCNHLDSYAFHSLKLKFQYQSFEDLPFEVPLPESKKFLHLKLLEKYINNKEREVIEDFTKFFEKPQVKSEYDFEDFKLLSAYLIYNYSYYRVYDKLENTEEVKNIVNNIKEKNEKWATLKAEYLLLIANSMLYKNGKEAKIYLEQMTKIATHYNKKYLLIQAYNAFGILNDATALSIDNFRRAIQISDEIGYVKRKFIPMVNLLRALLYFGYIEEMRDKIDEFGKYKLIINNPSDLAFYYRIISFLPMYEQKYKEAKEILNKSLEIESNFGLQKSSLRAIILNELICGNYDNARRIIVENKDDPAIKTRAFEYLVKMVLAENDDELKEIWIEYKNSSYELLREEILYIFAEKIAKVDLDGFLKEISKWENEYTTTGVKLSLFYVLLAKHKYLKTIGNHVRLAQLNSEICTLANDIKIDHPILNECISENTDKFLELLHIFKRIDMKITIEQFVNLFAAEIHRLFSAEKLFLNVNDELIGISYNISNIPYITEIPKEEVFQLSPLEVLIKENIDDKSSYLIYIYSENYKSNDSYELEKRLTLLQELFSGQLRGVILRERANIDSLTGLYNRWKFNQFINELFDTKSKEFSIFIADIDNFKKINDTYGHMVGDSVLKNIAKILKEHVRDEGLVARYGGEEFVGIVYKSKYEAAKLCDTIRENIEKESLKIFGFRVTISIGMADVNEKENVTELLGLADQRLYKAKEAGKNRVVWGEYRC is encoded by the coding sequence GTGCTAAATTACGAGGACAAAATAGATGATCAATCCTTGAGAGATTTGATTTATTCTTTGATGTTTTATATTTACGGTGTTAAAAGTGGTGTATTTCCTTCTTTAGGTTATTATTCGTTAGATGATATCTTTGTATATGCAGGCCAAATATTCTTTTTACCACCTACTGTCTACTCATGGGATTTTATATATAAGGTACTTGATAAATCAGGAAGGAGTTTATTTGTAGCTCCAGAATTTTTAGAAAAAGGTACCACAAACTTTCAATCCACACTTTACGTCTGTGGTAAGATTATAGAATATTTCGATCATAAAAAGAAATATAATTTTATTACTCAAGAATTGGTGAAAGAAATACCTGAAGACAGAAAGTTTTACGATGGATGGTTAAAAGAATTTGGATTATTTGACAATGAAGAGATAGAAGAGTTCTCTAAAGAAATGTTTGAAAAAATAAAGAATTCAAAGGAAAAATTCAATATAATAAGATTGAAATCAGCACGTTGGATAGAATTAAATGCTGTATTGCTCAGTATAAATAAAAAAGTATCTAGTTTAGAAAATTCGGCAATGATATTTGTTAAGAACGACTTTACGAATGTTCCAAGGCAGTTAATGGCTAAATACAAAGGATACGTTCCCGCTTCTGAATATAACCTGTTTCTAAGAGCTCTTTATGATAATGTAAAGTTTAATTCTATAATTCCAGTTATAATTTCAACGTTTAATTCATTTGACAACATTTTTGTATTCATAGAGGATTTAGATAATTCTGATTATTTTGTTCGTAGTTTTATTAGCTACTTAAGCGAAAGTAATTTGTCTAGTAAAGTATACGTCTTTTCTAAAGAATCAAAGTTTGCCAATTTCACGTTTGAAATCCCTAAATCAATTAAATTTAAAGTCGAAGATAAGCCACATGCTTTTGACGAACTTTGTCCAAAGAATTTGAAGTATCTTGCATTACTTGGTGAGAACTTTTCAAGAAATGATGTGAGAAATCTTGAAAAATCTTTGAAAAATAGGCTTGAAAAAGAAATCGAATATGGTTTGAAAAAAGGTATTATAGAATTAGATGATGTTAATTATAGATTTTCTAACGAATATTGGAAGCAACTGTATGAGTCGATAGATTTAGGAGAAAAGGTTGCTATACATTCTAAACTTGCAAAGGTGTATTTGAATTTGGATAATCCATACAGGGATATTTTAAAAAGCGGATTCCATTACACGTCCGCTGGTAAAGATATATCAGCTGCAGTAATTTATTTGAGATTCATAAAGAAAAATTTGGATACATACGTATTTTCAACTGAGCGAATGAAAGATATCTTTTCTAGGATTTATTATCTTCTAAAGAAATGTAATCACCTTGACTCTTATGCTTTTCATTCACTCAAATTGAAGTTTCAATATCAATCTTTTGAAGATTTACCTTTTGAAGTTCCCTTGCCAGAAAGCAAAAAATTTCTGCATCTCAAATTATTGGAAAAATACATCAACAATAAAGAAAGGGAAGTTATAGAAGATTTTACAAAGTTTTTTGAAAAACCACAAGTAAAATCTGAATATGATTTTGAAGATTTTAAATTGCTTTCAGCTTACTTAATTTACAATTACTCGTATTACAGAGTCTACGATAAGTTGGAGAATACCGAAGAAGTAAAAAATATTGTTAATAATATTAAGGAAAAAAACGAAAAGTGGGCGACTTTGAAAGCAGAATATTTATTGCTGATAGCTAATTCAATGTTATATAAAAACGGAAAAGAAGCAAAGATTTATTTAGAACAAATGACAAAAATCGCGACTCACTATAACAAAAAATATCTTTTGATACAAGCATACAATGCTTTTGGTATATTAAATGATGCAACTGCTCTTTCTATTGATAATTTTAGAAGGGCAATTCAAATTTCAGATGAGATAGGTTATGTAAAGAGAAAATTTATTCCGATGGTAAACCTTTTAAGAGCATTACTTTATTTTGGATACATTGAAGAAATGCGAGATAAAATAGATGAGTTTGGGAAATATAAGTTAATTATAAATAATCCATCAGATTTAGCTTTTTATTATAGAATAATATCATTTTTACCTATGTACGAACAAAAATACAAGGAAGCAAAAGAGATTCTCAACAAATCTTTAGAGATAGAATCTAATTTTGGATTGCAAAAATCCTCGCTTAGAGCAATCATTCTAAATGAGCTTATCTGCGGTAATTACGATAATGCAAGAAGAATTATAGTTGAGAATAAAGATGATCCAGCTATAAAAACAAGAGCCTTCGAGTATTTAGTGAAGATGGTTTTAGCTGAGAATGATGATGAATTAAAAGAAATATGGATTGAATATAAGAACTCATCTTACGAACTTTTAAGGGAGGAGATACTGTATATCTTCGCTGAAAAAATTGCAAAAGTTGATTTAGACGGATTTTTAAAAGAAATTAGTAAGTGGGAAAATGAGTATACAACCACCGGTGTTAAACTGTCGCTTTTTTACGTATTACTTGCGAAACATAAGTATCTAAAAACAATCGGGAATCATGTTCGTTTAGCGCAATTAAATTCTGAAATTTGTACACTTGCAAATGATATAAAAATTGATCATCCTATCTTAAATGAATGTATAAGTGAAAACACGGATAAGTTCCTTGAATTATTGCATATCTTTAAGAGAATAGACATGAAAATTACTATAGAGCAATTTGTTAATCTTTTTGCAGCGGAAATTCATAGGCTATTTAGCGCAGAAAAATTATTTTTGAATGTCAATGATGAACTAATTGGAATTAGTTATAATATATCGAATATTCCGTATATCACAGAAATTCCAAAAGAAGAGGTATTTCAACTATCGCCATTGGAAGTTTTAATCAAAGAAAACATAGACGATAAATCAAGTTATTTGATTTACATATATAGTGAAAATTACAAATCAAATGATTCTTACGAACTTGAGAAGAGGCTGACGTTATTACAAGAGTTATTTAGCGGGCAATTAAGAGGCGTAATTTTAAGAGAAAGGGCAAACATAGACAGTCTGACTGGTTTGTATAACAGGTGGAAATTTAACCAATTTATCAACGAACTTTTCGATACAAAATCAAAAGAATTTTCAATTTTTATTGCCGATATCGATAATTTCAAAAAAATCAACGATACTTATGGTCATATGGTTGGGGATAGCGTATTAAAAAATATAGCTAAAATTTTGAAAGAACATGTACGCGATGAAGGATTAGTAGCACGTTATGGTGGAGAAGAGTTTGTTGGGATAGTATATAAATCAAAATATGAAGCAGCAAAATTATGTGATACTATAAGAGAAAATATAGAGAAAGAATCTTTAAAAATATTTGGTTTCAGAGTAACAATCAGTATAGGTATGGCAGACGTTAATGAAAAAGAAAATGTTACTGAATTGCTTGGTTTAGCTGATCAGAGATTATACAAAGCTAAAGAAGCGGGAAAAAACAGAGTTGTTTGGGGTGAATATAGATGCTGA
- a CDS encoding GGDEF domain-containing protein: MLNFEVLEFLVETYWSKDYIVEQDGKRKLAKFVKEGLITRPEEAVLKSELAKNIQGIIVPESFVFEKSTILIYDIDNIKYYSKFDEEMKKLVSLFLLNVVRNILHIPKLYVPVLGFMDIVKVGTDILLFLPFVQDYKKLIDLNVQEKEIQYFIAPEVIQNSLVIDSSTIYVFGKVIETVTEDETIKELSFEMTKEEPSLRKIKEDIPYFTISRKKRTLALKRIVRDEESEILKFIEDESADGNFLGVVGSQRIGKTTIIENIENTLREKGIPFLHAMSGSDIIAQTLQLVSDIIPSELLNELSKCIEKTCKIDTISIAVVQALENLNKVVIFVDDYHEVHETLKSFLKKISDLSKSKKIKIIAFSVEDFEEFEKRIYISPFTVEQVKNLLEVSFNTVHEINILSNWLTIVSNGLPGVVVEYLRYLYENDVLYFKGNELMYDLDKLAEIEMKDVFEKKIESLSNEERYIAILGQKFTKDEIKMLSDKIGKEIDISKFVSEGIIYKEYDKYRFTLRQYWELLYNSIPLQKRIEFHKFFAEKSNDIFKKAWHLEMVGNKVSAATVYLKYIRELLNYYASPSLVKSVIRKVKEIIGNRISYALIKFEVELLTRTEEMEELKSLNIPETRLYSYHLAKKFFFSYDEKMTYEILKRFPNAYGKIGELRKKLLFLRAEYEITKKRSDYFQKATAIVSELKENNPIHADILVDVYFFTARVLSGNPQKALQYLKKAETIALDYNFAHKLPSIYNNMAIESSNMHISMAYLKRSVDIANNIGLPAKGYLAQLNILYHQLYAGKINDFINGISSIKPRIELLGLTHEIVYANSLEAYYHAYNFEIEEALEHITEIEKLTNETYDAEKIFLNVLVRNFESVKKLISEIEISKLDEENLNVLEIIKKFESNEFGIMWEKYINRGGKVFREEMCAVFGDKLVKLTPELFRKELEYLENRFTLDGSLLSLALVYEGYGHYYKGIGKIYKANVYYSKAITIYKDIGLIKAADSLSKMYDISTSTESLKEIEDTRSLLLDVLTSLKVVDPKTDPQVLMDYFVSKVLSVFPVKNVYFKIYDSVLDKTFESGIGDFKKYDMDYISVSPLEIYLLDNFDPKSHYEIYASNPDVSFSEELKQKLISKIEIIEYGFVAVFKSFLTRMRSYVDPLTKLFTRYYFAELLSQYFENAVNQKDSLAIVMCDIDNFKKINDTYGHLTGDKVLKTIAKILRDNVRTTDIVGRFGGEEFIMAFPSTDSEEVVLILERLRRLIKDVQEFPFKLTLSFGVVSYPQDTENIIIKAPEDLIRLADTALYHAKNTGKDKIVVYSEGMTGGLHA; the protein is encoded by the coding sequence ATGCTGAATTTTGAAGTTTTGGAATTTTTAGTTGAAACATATTGGAGTAAAGATTATATAGTTGAACAAGATGGAAAAAGAAAGCTTGCCAAGTTTGTAAAAGAAGGACTTATTACTAGACCCGAAGAAGCAGTTTTAAAATCAGAGTTAGCTAAAAACATTCAGGGAATAATCGTCCCTGAAAGTTTTGTTTTTGAGAAATCAACTATATTAATTTACGATATTGATAATATCAAATACTATAGCAAATTCGACGAAGAGATGAAAAAGCTTGTATCTTTGTTTTTATTAAACGTTGTTAGAAACATTCTCCATATTCCAAAATTGTACGTCCCTGTTCTCGGTTTTATGGATATAGTCAAAGTGGGAACTGATATATTGCTGTTTTTACCTTTTGTACAAGATTATAAAAAATTAATTGACTTAAATGTTCAGGAGAAAGAAATTCAGTATTTTATCGCTCCTGAGGTTATTCAAAATTCTTTGGTAATAGATAGCTCAACAATTTACGTTTTTGGAAAGGTAATAGAAACTGTAACAGAAGATGAAACAATTAAAGAACTATCTTTTGAGATGACCAAAGAAGAGCCATCACTAAGAAAGATAAAAGAGGATATACCATACTTTACTATTTCAAGAAAGAAAAGAACACTTGCGTTAAAGAGGATAGTTCGAGATGAGGAAAGTGAAATATTAAAGTTTATTGAAGATGAAAGTGCTGATGGGAATTTTTTGGGAGTTGTAGGTAGCCAAAGAATAGGTAAAACTACTATTATTGAAAATATTGAGAATACATTAAGAGAGAAAGGTATTCCTTTCTTACATGCGATGAGCGGCTCAGATATAATTGCTCAAACATTACAACTCGTGTCAGATATCATACCAAGTGAACTACTTAACGAATTGTCGAAATGTATTGAAAAAACGTGTAAAATAGATACTATTTCTATAGCAGTTGTACAAGCCCTTGAGAATTTAAATAAGGTTGTTATATTTGTCGATGATTACCATGAAGTTCACGAAACTCTGAAATCTTTTCTCAAGAAAATTTCAGATTTGAGTAAGAGTAAAAAGATAAAGATAATAGCATTCAGTGTCGAAGATTTTGAGGAATTTGAAAAAAGAATATACATTAGTCCTTTCACAGTCGAGCAGGTAAAGAATTTGCTTGAAGTTTCTTTTAACACAGTGCATGAAATTAACATTCTTTCCAATTGGTTAACAATAGTATCGAATGGTTTGCCTGGCGTAGTAGTAGAGTATTTGAGATACCTTTATGAAAATGATGTTCTTTACTTTAAAGGCAATGAATTGATGTACGATTTAGATAAATTAGCAGAGATAGAGATGAAAGATGTTTTTGAGAAAAAAATAGAAAGTCTTAGCAATGAAGAAAGATATATTGCTATTCTTGGGCAAAAGTTCACAAAAGATGAGATAAAAATGCTTAGTGATAAAATAGGTAAAGAAATAGATATTTCTAAGTTTGTGTCTGAAGGGATTATTTACAAAGAGTATGATAAATACCGTTTTACGTTAAGGCAATATTGGGAATTACTTTATAACAGTATACCTTTACAAAAAAGAATTGAATTCCATAAATTTTTCGCTGAAAAATCTAATGATATATTCAAAAAAGCTTGGCATCTTGAAATGGTTGGGAATAAGGTAAGTGCTGCTACCGTTTATCTGAAGTATATCAGAGAACTTCTTAACTATTACGCTTCTCCTTCTCTTGTTAAGTCTGTTATTCGTAAGGTAAAGGAAATTATTGGAAATAGAATTTCTTACGCGCTCATAAAATTCGAAGTAGAACTTCTTACAAGAACAGAAGAGATGGAAGAGCTTAAAAGCTTAAATATTCCGGAAACAAGGCTTTATTCATATCATTTAGCAAAGAAATTTTTCTTTTCGTATGATGAAAAAATGACGTATGAAATTTTGAAGAGATTTCCAAACGCATACGGCAAAATTGGTGAGTTAAGAAAGAAATTGCTCTTTCTACGTGCAGAGTACGAAATCACAAAGAAAAGAAGCGATTATTTTCAAAAAGCCACAGCTATAGTTTCTGAATTAAAAGAAAATAATCCTATTCACGCTGATATTCTTGTTGATGTTTATTTTTTCACTGCGCGCGTTTTATCTGGTAATCCTCAAAAGGCTTTGCAATATCTTAAGAAAGCCGAAACAATAGCTTTGGATTATAATTTTGCTCACAAGTTGCCAAGTATATACAATAATATGGCTATTGAAAGTTCGAACATGCACATTTCGATGGCTTATCTGAAAAGGTCCGTTGACATTGCAAACAATATAGGACTTCCTGCAAAAGGCTATCTGGCACAATTAAACATTTTGTATCATCAATTGTATGCTGGAAAAATTAACGATTTTATAAATGGGATTTCAAGTATAAAACCAAGAATAGAGCTACTTGGATTGACACATGAAATTGTTTATGCCAATTCATTAGAAGCTTATTATCATGCTTACAATTTTGAAATTGAGGAAGCTCTCGAGCACATTACAGAAATTGAAAAATTAACGAATGAAACTTACGATGCAGAGAAAATTTTTTTAAATGTTTTAGTTAGAAATTTTGAATCAGTGAAGAAATTAATTTCAGAAATAGAGATTTCTAAATTAGATGAAGAAAACCTAAATGTTTTAGAGATTATAAAAAAATTTGAAAGTAATGAGTTTGGAATTATGTGGGAAAAGTACATAAATAGAGGAGGAAAGGTTTTTAGGGAAGAAATGTGCGCTGTTTTCGGCGATAAACTTGTTAAATTAACCCCTGAACTTTTCAGAAAAGAACTTGAGTATTTGGAAAATAGATTTACATTAGATGGAAGTTTACTCTCGCTTGCGTTGGTTTATGAAGGATATGGTCATTATTATAAGGGAATTGGGAAAATTTATAAGGCGAATGTTTACTATTCGAAAGCTATAACAATTTACAAGGATATAGGATTGATTAAAGCTGCAGATTCTTTGTCTAAAATGTATGATATATCAACTTCTACAGAATCATTAAAGGAAATTGAAGATACAAGATCTCTTTTACTCGATGTCTTAACGAGCTTAAAAGTTGTTGATCCAAAAACCGATCCGCAAGTTTTAATGGATTACTTTGTTTCAAAAGTTTTATCTGTTTTTCCAGTTAAAAATGTTTATTTCAAAATATACGATAGCGTTTTAGATAAAACATTTGAAAGTGGTATTGGGGATTTCAAAAAATATGATATGGATTATATAAGTGTTTCACCGTTAGAAATTTATCTTTTGGATAACTTTGATCCTAAATCACATTATGAAATTTATGCGTCTAACCCAGATGTTTCTTTCAGTGAAGAGTTAAAGCAAAAACTTATTTCTAAAATAGAAATCATAGAATACGGTTTTGTTGCTGTTTTCAAAAGTTTTTTAACCCGTATGAGAAGTTACGTTGATCCACTTACAAAGCTGTTTACAAGGTATTATTTTGCTGAACTTTTATCTCAATATTTTGAAAACGCAGTTAATCAAAAAGATAGTCTTGCTATAGTCATGTGTGACATAGATAATTTTAAGAAGATTAATGATACTTATGGACACCTTACAGGTGACAAGGTGCTTAAAACTATAGCAAAAATTTTGAGAGATAATGTTAGAACAACAGATATTGTTGGAAGATTCGGAGGAGAAGAATTCATAATGGCATTTCCATCAACAGATTCTGAAGAGGTTGTTTTAATATTAGAAAGATTAAGAAGACTAATAAAGGATGTTCAAGAATTCCCATTTAAGTTAACTCTTAGTTTTGGAGTTGTAAGTTATCCACAAGACACTGAAAATATTATAATAAAAGCCCCAGAAGATCTTATAAGACTTGCTGATACTGCCTTATACCATGCTAAGAATACAGGAAAAGATAAGATTGTTGTATATTCGGAGGGAATGACAGGTGGATTACATGCTTAA
- the murB gene encoding UDP-N-acetylmuramate dehydrogenase, producing the protein MLNISTNITRKILETLWNYGCDLFLNEELADHVNFKLGGKVPLFAIPNSTNGFIETINLLNKEGIEFRIIGRGTNILPVDEPLPYVVVSTERMDDVFVDNEKIQVGAGLSFKKLCLVALENELSGFENAFGLPGSVGGAVYMNAGCYGWETAENIVEVVAFDGKDIIKLGKNEIGFGYRTSIFKSEKNLIILQATFKLKKGNKNEIYNLMLETMKKRYEKQPLEFPSAGSVFKRPRPDFYVGTAIESLGLKGFSIGGAQISEKHAGFIINKGGAKAEDVLKLIEYVKDKVREKYNVELETEIEIWK; encoded by the coding sequence ATGCTTAATATTTCAACTAATATCACAAGAAAAATTCTTGAGACTCTTTGGAATTATGGTTGTGATTTATTTTTGAATGAAGAACTCGCGGATCATGTTAATTTTAAGTTAGGAGGTAAAGTCCCACTATTTGCAATTCCAAATTCAACTAATGGTTTTATAGAAACAATAAATCTACTAAATAAGGAGGGTATAGAATTTCGGATTATAGGTCGTGGAACAAACATCCTTCCTGTTGATGAACCTTTGCCATATGTTGTTGTTTCCACGGAGCGAATGGATGATGTTTTCGTTGACAACGAAAAAATACAAGTAGGAGCTGGCCTGTCATTCAAAAAATTGTGCCTTGTTGCGCTTGAAAACGAGCTTTCTGGTTTTGAAAACGCTTTTGGTTTACCCGGTAGTGTTGGTGGAGCTGTTTATATGAACGCTGGCTGTTATGGTTGGGAAACTGCTGAAAACATTGTTGAAGTTGTTGCTTTTGATGGTAAAGATATTATAAAACTGGGTAAAAATGAAATAGGGTTTGGATACAGAACTAGTATATTTAAATCTGAAAAAAATCTAATAATTCTCCAAGCTACATTTAAGTTGAAAAAGGGGAATAAGAATGAAATATATAATTTAATGCTTGAAACGATGAAAAAACGTTATGAAAAGCAACCTTTAGAATTTCCAAGTGCTGGTAGTGTTTTTAAAAGACCGAGACCGGATTTTTATGTTGGGACAGCTATTGAATCTCTTGGTCTAAAAGGTTTTTCAATTGGCGGAGCACAGATTTCCGAAAAACATGCTGGATTTATAATTAACAAAGGTGGTGCGAAGGCAGAAGATGTTTTGAAATTAATAGAATACGTAAAAGACAAAGTTAGAGAAAAATACAATGTTGAACTTGAGACAGAAATTGAAATATGGAAATAA